A stretch of DNA from Acidobacteriota bacterium:
GGGCGGCTCCGCCGCCTGTTTCCGGGCATGCGCTGACCGCCCGGAGTGCGGACGGGCCGCCGGCCGCACCCGTGTCTTGACCCCCCAGCGACCGCGCGCTAGTATCCGCGCGCTTCAGCGGAGCGCGCGCCCGTAGCTCAATTGGATAGAGCACTTGACTACGGATCAAGAGGTTCGGGGTTCGAATCCCTGCGGGCGCGCCAGCCGTCCGATCCTCACTCGCAAATGCCGCACGCCTCGGGGCCGTCCAGCGCGACCGGACGGTCCCTCTCGGCGTTGACGATGCACAGGAAGCCGAACGGCTCGTCCGCCTGGGCCGGGCACAGGAACTGGTGCGGGTCGTCGGGGGCGACGTAAATCACGTCGCCCACCCCGACGGCGAACCGCCCGCAGCCGAGCCGAACTTCCCCCCGGCCGCGGAGCACGACGACGGCGTGCTCGTGCCGGTGCCGTTCCAGGCTGCTGAAGCCTCCGGGATCGATCTCGAAGTAGCGCACGTGGAACAGCGGCGATTCCCCGCGCCGGCCGATCAACTCCCTTCTCGTCATGCCGCGCCACGTGGAACCGCTCGCCTTGTACGCCTCGCAGCGGACGCCTCGCCATCTCCAGCCGCCCTCGTGGCGGATCACCTTGCTGTGATTCCCCTCGAGCGCGGGCTCGGCCGTGTCCCTTCCCGAACCGCCTCCGCCTGTCTCTCGCCGCGCGTCCATTCCCGTGCCGCTCACTCCGTGTAGCCGTCGATCACGCGATCGATCGCCGCCGCGCACACCGGACAGAAGCCGACCTCGTCCCGCGTGAACATGATGCAGTCGGTGCTGGGCCGGTAGAGCCCGCGCGCCCGGTATCCCGCACCCTCGAACGCTCCCACCTTTCCCGCATACCGTTCCGAAGCGAGCATGGCGGTGAACAGCGAGCGTTCCTCGGCGAACAGGCGCTCGAGCTCCTCCTCCGGCGCCCCCTCCGCGCGGAGCCGGCGCCGCCGCTCCTGGCGCGCCCGGGACTCCTTCTCGAAGGTCTCCTTGTCCCACGGCGTGGGAACCGGGACACCCTCGCTCAGCAGCGCCCGCCACTTCGGCATTCCGTCGGGGAGGAGCGCGCTGATGTTGGGCTCCCAGGGCTCCACCTCGATCGGCGGCAGCTCTTCGTAGGCCACGTCGGATGTGTAGTACTCGTCAGCGAGCCCGGCGATGTGATGCCCGAATTCGTGGACGAACAGATAGTCGGCAAAGGCCGAGTCGGCGGCGAAGGTGCAGTAGAGGTTGAAGATGCCGCCTCCGCCGTACTTCCGCTCGTTGACCATGATCGCCACCACGTCGTAGGGCGCACTGGCCGCGATGTCACGCCACCGGTGGTCGTCGAACGTCAGCACGTACCTTTCCGAATCGAACGCGTTGTACCGCGTCCCGAGAGGCGTGTCGCGGAAGATCCCCGCACGCGGCCTGGTGATTCCCGGCTGCGGCGACGGGGTGAACAGGGCGCGGACGTTGAAGTCCTCCTTCCGGCTGCGGAACGGCTCGACCGCGAACAGCGCGGCCAGCGCCCGCCGCGCGTCCGCGAGGAACTTCGGGCGCTGGGCCGCCGTGTACCCGTCGCCGAGGACCAGCAGGTCCACCTTGCGCGCGGGATCCCCGCCGATCATCAGCTCGGTCACGTCGGCCTCCTGAATCGCCGGCCGGTCCACGAACCGCGAGCGGGGATCGACACTCGTCCTCCAGATCTCCCGGAACGTGCCGTCGGGTCCCCGCTTGCGCAGGCGGAGCTGGAAGGGCCGGCGCGGCTCCGGCACCCGGACCGCCTCCTCGAAGGTCCCCCACTCCCTGTCCGCCTCCGCCGTCGTCTCCCACTCCCCGTAGATGCTCGCGAACCCCCGCGAGTACAGGACCCTGTTGGTGGCGAGGTCGGCGACTTCGACCATGTACTTGCCGAGGTTGGAGGTGTCGATCAGCCTCGTCCGGCTGCCGGGCCAGGGGCCCTCGACCCTCAGCCTCCGGATCGCGAAGTGCTCCTCCGACGAGGTTCCCGAGTGGTAGAGATCGACGCGCAGCGTGGCCCCGGTGAAATCGGCCGCGAACGGCGCGCCGCCCCCCGGGGCGGCGGAGGCGAGTCCGGCGGCGAGCAGCAGTGACGGCACCATGGATCCGCTCCCTCGACCGGCGGCAACGGCCGGCCTGGCGCCCCATGATGCCTCAAGACCGGCCGCGGTTCCCGCCGCCGGGCGGGGGGGCGCGCCGCGCTCGGCTCAGTTCAGCCGCACCCAGTGCACCATCCCGCTCGTCGAACCCACGACGATCCCCTGGTTGAGGCCGTCGTTGTAGTCGAACGTCGGATCACCGATCGTCTTTCCCGCCTCGAGGAGCCAGCTCCTGATGACGGTCCCGGTCGGTACGTCGACCTCGTACAGGTGTCCGTCGGAGGAGCCCACATACGCCCGGGTGTTGGGAACCCCGCCGACCCACCGGAGCAGCACGGGCGCGGAGGCGCCGGGGACGTTCACCGACCAGTGCGTCGAATCGCCCAGCTTGGCCGTCCCGGCCGTCACCTTGATGCCATGGAGGGTGTTGTCGGTCGTCCAGACGACCCAGTGCTCGTAGAACCCGTTGCCGGCGGCGATCCGCGAACTGACCGCGACCGCCTTCACCGGGCCGTCGCTGACGGGCGGCGTGTAGCTGTCTCGCCGCGCCAGCGGCGCCGGGTAGGGCCCCGTGCGGTTCACGGCATCGTAGAGATAGATCGTCCCCGCGGTGTTCCCGAAGACGAGGAAGGTGTTGTTCGACGTTCCGTAGCGGAAGACGACGGGTGTGGTATCGATGTCCCCGAGCCCGACGGTCTCCGAGTACGGCGGCACCACGAACCGGCCGTCGTGGGTGACGCGGATGACGAGGATCGACTCGTTGTCGTCGCCGTCGCCGTGAAGCGGTACGTAGATCAGGTTGTCGGCCCAGTCCCGGTAGAGGATCTTCGGGGCCGCGTTCGAAATCCCGAGGGTCGGCGATCCGACCTGATCCGCGCTGCTGCCCGACTCGTCCCCGTCGTAGCTGTCCAACAGGTTGAGCATGTGGTCGTAGAGCAGGACTTTGTTGTTGGAAACGCCGCATCTCGTCGCGACCACGACGACGTCGTCGGCCGGGTTGTTGTTGTTGTCGAAAGCGTCGAGCATCACCACC
This window harbors:
- a CDS encoding cupin domain-containing protein, producing the protein MDARRETGGGGSGRDTAEPALEGNHSKVIRHEGGWRWRGVRCEAYKASGSTWRGMTRRELIGRRGESPLFHVRYFEIDPGGFSSLERHRHEHAVVVLRGRGEVRLGCGRFAVGVGDVIYVAPDDPHQFLCPAQADEPFGFLCIVNAERDRPVALDGPEACGICE
- a CDS encoding peptidase M64; the encoded protein is MVPSLLLAAGLASAAPGGGAPFAADFTGATLRVDLYHSGTSSEEHFAIRRLRVEGPWPGSRTRLIDTSNLGKYMVEVADLATNRVLYSRGFASIYGEWETTAEADREWGTFEEAVRVPEPRRPFQLRLRKRGPDGTFREIWRTSVDPRSRFVDRPAIQEADVTELMIGGDPARKVDLLVLGDGYTAAQRPKFLADARRALAALFAVEPFRSRKEDFNVRALFTPSPQPGITRPRAGIFRDTPLGTRYNAFDSERYVLTFDDHRWRDIAASAPYDVVAIMVNERKYGGGGIFNLYCTFAADSAFADYLFVHEFGHHIAGLADEYYTSDVAYEELPPIEVEPWEPNISALLPDGMPKWRALLSEGVPVPTPWDKETFEKESRARQERRRRLRAEGAPEEELERLFAEERSLFTAMLASERYAGKVGAFEGAGYRARGLYRPSTDCIMFTRDEVGFCPVCAAAIDRVIDGYTE